One part of the Sorangiineae bacterium MSr11954 genome encodes these proteins:
- a CDS encoding LysR family transcriptional regulator translates to MSIDRIDDLEAFVAIVERGSLTAAARHLRRTLQSVSRSLSALERNVGASLIRRTTRRVLPTDTGSAFYQRIKPALDTLREAALEAAQQSDEASGRLRIGASVLFGPAYIVPVIAAFMDRHPKIEVELLLSDRFVDLMESGLDLAVRIGTMPDSPLKTRRLGSLRLVVFGAPRYFAAHGRPEHPRDLMKHVCVIRTADRSPTSWPFQVHGKPVNIKVAGRFFTDDAAASHAAVASGLGVGNAPLWQIRPLVDEGAVELILADFETPAVPIQAVFPATNARLGAKTRLFTEFLAARLKCENL, encoded by the coding sequence ATGAGCATCGACCGAATCGACGATCTCGAAGCGTTCGTGGCCATCGTGGAGCGCGGGAGCCTCACCGCCGCCGCGCGCCATCTGCGGCGCACGCTCCAATCGGTGAGCCGATCGCTGTCGGCGCTCGAGCGCAACGTGGGCGCTTCGTTGATCCGCCGCACCACGCGGCGGGTGTTGCCCACCGACACCGGCTCGGCCTTTTACCAGCGGATCAAGCCCGCGCTCGACACCCTCCGCGAGGCCGCGCTCGAGGCCGCCCAGCAGAGCGACGAAGCCTCGGGGCGGCTGCGGATCGGCGCCTCGGTGCTGTTCGGGCCCGCGTACATCGTCCCCGTGATCGCGGCCTTCATGGATCGGCACCCCAAGATCGAGGTGGAGCTCCTCCTGTCCGATCGCTTCGTCGATCTCATGGAGTCGGGGCTGGATCTGGCGGTGCGCATCGGGACCATGCCCGACTCGCCGCTCAAGACGCGCCGCCTGGGGAGCCTTCGCCTGGTGGTCTTCGGGGCGCCGCGCTACTTCGCCGCACATGGACGGCCCGAGCATCCGCGCGATCTGATGAAGCACGTCTGCGTCATCCGCACCGCGGATCGGAGCCCGACGTCATGGCCCTTTCAGGTTCACGGCAAGCCCGTGAACATCAAAGTAGCGGGGCGCTTTTTCACCGACGACGCGGCCGCGTCCCACGCCGCGGTCGCGTCGGGTCTCGGCGTGGGCAATGCGCCGCTCTGGCAGATCCGGCCGTTGGTGGACGAGGGCGCGGTCGAGTTGATCCTCGCGGACTTCGAGACGCCCGCGGTCCCGATTCAAGCCGTCTTTCCGGCGACGAACGCGCGGCTGGGCGCGAAGACGCGGCTCTTCACCGAGTTCCTCGCGGCGCGATTGAAGTGTGAAAATCTGTGA
- a CDS encoding aldo/keto reductase, translated as MQYVRLGSSGLKVSRICLGMMSYGDPAHRKWHLSEADGEPIVRKAVESGITFFDTADMYSNGVSEEVTGRLLRKLFARRDEYVLATKVYYPMGSGPNDQGLSRKHIMSSIDASLKRLGLDHVDLYQIHRWDNETPIEETMAALHDVVKSGKARYIGASSMYAWQFSKAQYTASLAGTTRFVSMQNHYNLVYREEEREMIPLCIDQGVGLIPWSPLARGLLAGTWERGGGRNTVRAGSDAYAETLYTDADFDVVDAVRRVAEARGLPAAQVALAWLLGKREVSAPIVGATKLRHLEDALAAVNVALSAEESAQLEAPYKPRALAGLA; from the coding sequence ATGCAATACGTGAGGTTGGGATCGTCGGGGTTGAAGGTCTCTCGGATCTGTCTCGGGATGATGAGCTATGGCGATCCGGCGCACCGCAAATGGCATTTGAGCGAGGCCGATGGCGAGCCGATCGTGCGCAAGGCCGTGGAGAGCGGGATCACGTTCTTCGACACCGCCGACATGTACTCCAACGGCGTGAGCGAGGAGGTCACGGGGCGCCTCCTCCGCAAGCTCTTTGCCCGCCGCGACGAGTACGTGCTCGCCACCAAGGTCTATTACCCCATGGGCTCGGGGCCGAACGATCAGGGCTTGTCGCGCAAGCACATCATGTCCAGCATCGACGCGTCCTTGAAGCGCCTGGGGCTGGACCACGTGGATCTCTATCAGATCCACCGATGGGACAACGAGACGCCCATCGAGGAGACGATGGCCGCGCTGCACGACGTGGTGAAATCCGGAAAGGCGCGCTACATCGGCGCGTCCAGCATGTACGCGTGGCAGTTCTCGAAGGCGCAATACACGGCGTCGCTCGCGGGCACCACCCGGTTCGTGTCGATGCAGAACCACTACAACTTGGTCTATCGGGAGGAGGAGCGCGAGATGATCCCGCTCTGCATCGATCAAGGCGTGGGGCTCATCCCTTGGAGCCCGCTCGCGCGCGGTCTGCTCGCGGGCACCTGGGAGCGCGGCGGCGGCCGCAACACCGTTCGCGCGGGCAGCGACGCCTACGCCGAGACACTCTACACCGACGCGGACTTCGATGTCGTCGACGCCGTGCGCAGGGTGGCCGAGGCGCGCGGGCTCCCGGCGGCGCAAGTGGCCTTGGCGTGGCTGCTCGGAAAGCGCGAGGTGTCCGCGCCCATCGTGGGCGCCACCAAGCTGCGTCACCTCGAAGATGCGCTGGCGGCCGTAAACGTGGCCCTGAGCGCGGAGGAATCGGCGCAGCTGGAGGCGCCGTACAAGCCGCGCGCGCTGGCGGGGCTCGCGTAA
- a CDS encoding NmrA family NAD(P)-binding protein, with amino-acid sequence MSGSRPVVLVVGAPGRFAGLVVPELARRGAVVRALVQHEHEVDAVRANGAAEIAVGDLRDGASLDAAVRGAFGVFHIGPAFVADEAELGLAMVAAAQRGGVRKFVFSSVIQPTNFRLKNHATKQPVEEALFGSGLEYTILQPTNFFQNIGGAWSAVLSTGVFAEPFPKTARVARVDYRDVAEVAAIALTSDRLTYGTFELCEGTMPNREDIAAMMSHALGRRIEAGEPTFKAWAQNANLPYDLRQRELLARVFEHYGAHGSGGNGLVLRAILGRAPRTLPAYIDELARAAR; translated from the coding sequence ATGTCCGGATCGAGACCCGTCGTTTTGGTGGTGGGCGCCCCAGGCCGTTTTGCAGGGCTGGTCGTCCCCGAGCTCGCCCGCCGCGGCGCCGTGGTGCGCGCGCTGGTGCAGCACGAGCACGAGGTGGACGCCGTGCGCGCGAACGGCGCCGCGGAGATCGCCGTGGGCGATCTGCGCGATGGCGCGAGCCTCGATGCGGCGGTCCGAGGGGCCTTCGGGGTCTTTCACATCGGCCCCGCGTTCGTGGCCGACGAGGCCGAGCTCGGTCTCGCCATGGTCGCGGCCGCCCAGCGCGGCGGGGTGCGCAAGTTCGTCTTCTCGAGCGTGATCCAGCCGACGAACTTTCGTCTGAAGAACCACGCGACCAAGCAACCCGTCGAGGAGGCGCTCTTTGGATCGGGCCTCGAATACACCATCTTGCAGCCGACGAACTTCTTCCAAAACATCGGCGGCGCCTGGAGCGCGGTCCTCTCGACCGGCGTCTTCGCCGAGCCCTTTCCAAAGACCGCGCGCGTCGCCCGCGTGGACTACCGCGATGTGGCCGAGGTGGCCGCCATCGCGCTCACCTCGGACCGCCTGACGTATGGAACCTTCGAGCTCTGCGAGGGCACCATGCCGAACCGCGAGGACATCGCGGCCATGATGAGCCACGCGCTGGGCCGCCGCATCGAGGCGGGCGAGCCCACCTTCAAAGCGTGGGCGCAAAATGCGAACCTGCCGTACGACCTTCGCCAGCGGGAGCTCCTCGCCCGCGTGTTCGAGCACTACGGCGCGCACGGCTCCGGCGGCAACGGCTTGGTGCTCCGCGCCATCTTGGGCCGCGCGCCGCGCACCTTGCCGGCTTACATCGACGAGCTGGCGCGCGCCGCCCGCTGA
- a CDS encoding DUF2127 domain-containing protein, which translates to MAARSERPSGLRIIIAYKYIKGGATLVLAILVWIVALGGSGAALAEMVSRHLHHLAHPWAYRLGDAIVRALSGHYLMIAATVLSADGTFTLLEGWALHHGAWWGPWLVVASTSLLLPPEIVALARHASAVRGAVLVINGIIVVYLARHARRHAKNEGAR; encoded by the coding sequence ATGGCTGCGCGATCCGAGCGTCCTTCCGGGCTGCGGATCATCATCGCCTACAAGTACATTAAAGGAGGAGCGACCCTGGTGCTGGCGATCCTCGTTTGGATCGTGGCCCTCGGGGGTTCGGGCGCGGCCCTCGCGGAAATGGTGTCACGCCATTTGCACCATTTGGCACACCCATGGGCATACCGGCTGGGCGATGCCATCGTTCGTGCGCTCAGCGGGCATTATTTGATGATCGCGGCGACCGTGCTGTCTGCCGATGGCACATTTACACTGCTCGAAGGGTGGGCGCTGCACCACGGTGCATGGTGGGGACCGTGGCTCGTCGTCGCCTCCACATCGTTGCTTCTTCCGCCGGAGATCGTTGCTCTCGCGCGTCATGCGAGCGCCGTTCGGGGGGCGGTGCTGGTGATCAATGGGATCATCGTGGTGTACCTCGCGCGGCATGCGCGGCGGCACGCGAAGAACGAAGGAGCTAGGTAG
- a CDS encoding Lrp/AsnC family transcriptional regulator, with translation MSLRTMNLVCDPRNAEILRLLRDDPRIPVSELARRIGMSAPAVKERVQRMEDAGIIKGYRLELDPAALGLPITIYVRIRPMPGKLPKLIELAQAIPQVVECHRVTGEDCFILKLHIDALENLDRILDRFLLFGQTTTSIVQSTPVPLRAPPLPGAG, from the coding sequence TTGAGCCTGCGAACCATGAACCTGGTCTGCGACCCGCGCAACGCCGAGATCCTGCGGCTCTTGCGAGACGATCCGCGCATCCCCGTGTCCGAGCTCGCCCGGCGCATCGGCATGTCGGCGCCGGCCGTCAAGGAGCGCGTGCAGCGCATGGAGGACGCGGGGATCATCAAAGGCTACCGCCTCGAGCTGGACCCGGCCGCGCTCGGCTTGCCCATCACCATCTACGTTCGCATTCGCCCCATGCCGGGCAAGCTGCCCAAGCTCATCGAGCTCGCGCAGGCCATCCCGCAGGTCGTCGAATGCCATCGCGTCACGGGGGAGGACTGCTTCATCTTGAAGCTGCACATCGACGCGCTCGAGAACCTCGATCGCATCCTCGACCGCTTCTTGCTCTTCGGCCAAACCACGACCTCCATCGTGCAGTCGACCCCCGTCCCCCTTCGCGCGCCCCCGCTCCCAGGTGCGGGGTGA
- a CDS encoding MFS transporter, producing the protein MKFTGYQTFVVAVLAFLQFTIVLDFMILSPLGALLLQELHITTAQFGLVVSAYAFSAGLSGILAAGFADKFDRKKLLMFFYSGFIVGTLLCGVASDYHMLLVARVVTGLFGGVIGSISFAIIADLFPFEMRGRVMGFVQTAFAASQVMGIPVGLYLSNHWGWHSPFLMIVAAALLVWFVLLFRLQPIDAHLKVPSEQNPIKHIVATVSQPRYLWAFLTTMLLSTGGFMLMPFGSTFSVHNLGISLGRLPLVYMVTGISAMVVGPLLGRLSDAIGKYRVFLAGSLVCTVIIVIYCTRGITPIEVVILLNVLLFACIMARVISSQSLLSAVPAMKDRGAFMAINAAIQQLSGGVAASIAGLIVVQTPGGQLDRYDVLGYVVCAAVLCTIGLMYKVNAQLAAAGTETAPRPAPAR; encoded by the coding sequence ATGAAATTCACCGGATATCAGACCTTCGTGGTCGCCGTACTCGCGTTTCTCCAATTCACGATCGTCCTTGACTTCATGATCCTGTCGCCTCTCGGTGCGCTGCTGCTCCAAGAGCTGCACATCACCACCGCCCAATTCGGCTTGGTGGTGTCCGCGTATGCGTTCAGCGCAGGGCTCTCGGGGATCCTCGCGGCGGGCTTCGCCGACAAGTTCGATCGCAAGAAGCTCCTGATGTTCTTCTATTCGGGATTCATCGTCGGCACGCTCCTATGCGGCGTCGCCAGCGATTACCACATGCTGCTCGTGGCCCGCGTCGTCACGGGGCTGTTCGGCGGGGTGATTGGCTCGATCAGCTTCGCCATCATCGCCGACTTGTTTCCCTTCGAGATGCGCGGGCGGGTGATGGGGTTCGTGCAAACGGCCTTCGCCGCCAGCCAAGTCATGGGCATTCCGGTCGGATTGTACCTCTCGAACCATTGGGGCTGGCACTCCCCCTTCTTGATGATCGTGGCCGCGGCGCTCCTGGTCTGGTTCGTCCTTCTGTTCCGCCTGCAGCCCATCGACGCGCACCTCAAGGTCCCGTCCGAGCAAAATCCGATCAAGCATATCGTCGCGACCGTGTCGCAGCCGCGCTATCTCTGGGCGTTCCTGACCACCATGCTGCTGTCGACGGGAGGCTTCATGCTCATGCCCTTCGGCAGCACCTTCAGCGTCCACAATTTGGGCATTTCGCTGGGGCGCCTGCCGCTCGTCTACATGGTGACCGGCATCTCGGCGATGGTCGTGGGCCCGCTGCTCGGCCGCCTGAGCGACGCGATCGGAAAGTACCGCGTGTTCCTCGCGGGCTCGCTGGTGTGCACGGTCATCATCGTCATCTATTGCACGCGCGGCATCACGCCCATCGAGGTGGTGATCCTCCTCAATGTGCTGCTCTTCGCGTGCATCATGGCCCGGGTGATCTCGTCGCAGTCGCTCTTGTCGGCCGTGCCGGCGATGAAAGATCGCGGCGCGTTCATGGCCATCAACGCGGCCATTCAGCAGCTGTCGGGCGGCGTCGCGGCATCCATCGCAGGGCTCATCGTCGTGCAAACGCCCGGCGGGCAGCTGGATCGGTACGACGTTCTGGGGTACGTGGTGTGCGCCGCCGTGCTGTGTACGATCGGCCTCATGTACAAGGTGAACGCACAATTGGCGGCCGCGGGCACGGAGACCGCTCCGCGACCGGCGCCGGCCCGCTGA
- a CDS encoding DNA/RNA non-specific endonuclease encodes MRSKRDWLFVLVAASSMIAFPACAVATADSGGEPRSEGALAPAAATAEDFEAGTKTAYAAANVTFASGTWNLDDALVGTLDTDVKNGAKAARIRNSGRVTMGFDRTTGAGTVTVKHATFGSDANGSWGLFYSLDQGSTWTQAGSSVTTAPSTLRTATFTVNRAGNVRLQVRKLDGGANRVDIDDIAIGDYSDGGDGGTDGGDGGSDGGGSGGSISVHTTLGLPSPATTTNANDYLSVKSQYVISYNGSRKIPNWVSWELKTSYLGSSGRSDDFRADDTLPSWVPQALLSDYSGSGYDRGHMCPSGDRTVTAAANSQTFYLTNMLPQAAHNNRGPWEKLESYSRTLANAGRELFIISGGIVTSGSSTIGAGVVVPDSTFKVVAVLDHPGQGPADLTTASRVIAIVIPNDDSQVNQSDDWKPFRVTVRSIEAATNLNFLSEVAPAVQDVVENRIDNQ; translated from the coding sequence ATGCGATCGAAACGCGATTGGCTATTCGTCCTCGTCGCCGCCAGCAGCATGATTGCGTTCCCGGCCTGTGCCGTGGCGACCGCGGATTCGGGTGGTGAGCCCCGCTCCGAAGGGGCGCTCGCGCCCGCGGCGGCGACGGCGGAGGATTTCGAGGCTGGAACCAAGACCGCGTACGCGGCCGCCAATGTCACGTTCGCGTCGGGCACGTGGAACCTCGACGATGCGCTGGTCGGCACCTTGGACACGGACGTCAAGAATGGCGCCAAGGCCGCGCGCATCCGCAACTCCGGGCGGGTGACCATGGGGTTCGACCGCACCACGGGCGCGGGCACCGTCACCGTCAAGCACGCGACCTTCGGCTCCGACGCCAATGGATCGTGGGGCCTCTTCTACTCGCTCGACCAAGGCAGCACGTGGACCCAGGCCGGCAGCTCCGTCACCACGGCGCCCAGCACGCTCCGCACGGCCACGTTCACCGTCAACCGCGCGGGAAACGTGCGCCTGCAAGTGCGCAAGTTGGACGGTGGAGCCAATCGGGTCGACATCGACGATATCGCCATTGGCGACTATTCCGATGGGGGTGACGGCGGGACCGACGGCGGCGATGGCGGCTCGGACGGAGGCGGCAGCGGTGGCTCCATCAGCGTGCACACCACGCTCGGGCTCCCGTCGCCTGCGACCACCACCAACGCGAACGATTACCTCTCCGTCAAATCGCAATACGTCATTTCGTACAACGGCAGCCGCAAGATCCCCAATTGGGTGAGCTGGGAGCTGAAGACGAGCTACCTCGGGAGCAGCGGCCGCTCCGACGACTTCCGCGCGGACGACACCTTGCCGTCGTGGGTGCCCCAAGCGCTCTTGAGCGACTACAGCGGCAGCGGCTACGACCGCGGCCACATGTGCCCCTCCGGCGATCGCACCGTGACGGCGGCCGCCAACTCGCAGACCTTTTACCTGACGAACATGCTCCCGCAAGCGGCCCACAACAACCGCGGCCCGTGGGAGAAGCTCGAGTCGTACAGCCGCACCCTCGCCAACGCGGGCCGCGAGCTCTTCATCATCTCCGGCGGCATCGTCACCAGCGGCTCGTCCACCATCGGCGCCGGCGTGGTGGTCCCCGACAGCACCTTCAAGGTGGTGGCCGTCCTCGATCACCCCGGGCAGGGCCCCGCCGATCTGACCACCGCCTCGCGCGTGATCGCCATCGTCATTCCAAACGACGACTCCCAGGTGAACCAGAGCGACGATTGGAAGCCGTTCCGGGTCACCGTGCGCAGCATCGAGGCGGCCACGAACTTGAACTTCCTGTCCGAGGTCGCCCCGGCCGTGCAGGACGTGGTCGAGAACCGAATCGACAATCAGTGA
- a CDS encoding phosphodiester glycosidase family protein — MKRIRNFVGRMMFVGVSFLALAMGPETSRAQTVRADAVFAEAARAESARDDAGLEESARDEAGLEEPLLIGDTWTEPFRGVRHLHRVTTNPNQNIHALAIDLCESGISFRATKYEERGQTTSAFGASMRAQAAINGDFFVSGFGLERGFAIGGGALWPAGKPDDASTGQLAIGAHRLEILRDLGIRKPEAWMTDVVGGRPTVLVDGTIPDTSGHAVLCQRNPRTAVGLTKDGSTLLVAVVDGRATSRVGMTCNELGELMLRLGADDALNLDGGGSATMWLQGQGVLNYPTDGRERKVANHLAIFARGDGPASACPRVYREDADGLSLRTPPNLVAP; from the coding sequence CCATGGGCCCCGAAACATCGCGTGCGCAGACGGTGCGTGCCGATGCAGTGTTTGCCGAGGCGGCGCGTGCCGAATCGGCGCGCGACGATGCGGGGCTCGAGGAATCGGCGCGCGACGAGGCGGGGCTCGAGGAGCCCCTGCTCATCGGGGACACGTGGACCGAGCCTTTTCGCGGTGTGCGGCATTTGCACCGGGTCACCACGAATCCCAATCAGAACATCCACGCGCTCGCGATTGATTTGTGCGAGAGCGGTATTTCGTTTCGCGCGACCAAGTACGAGGAGCGCGGGCAGACGACGTCGGCGTTCGGTGCATCGATGAGGGCCCAAGCGGCCATCAACGGCGATTTCTTCGTCTCCGGTTTTGGTCTGGAGCGCGGATTCGCCATCGGCGGCGGCGCGCTATGGCCGGCGGGCAAACCGGACGACGCCAGCACCGGCCAATTGGCCATTGGCGCACATCGCCTCGAGATCCTTCGCGACCTTGGGATTCGAAAACCGGAAGCGTGGATGACCGACGTGGTCGGCGGTCGCCCCACCGTCTTGGTGGATGGAACGATCCCCGACACCTCGGGCCACGCCGTTCTCTGCCAACGAAACCCGCGCACGGCCGTGGGCCTCACCAAAGACGGCAGCACGCTGCTCGTCGCCGTCGTCGACGGGCGCGCCACCTCGCGCGTGGGCATGACGTGCAACGAGCTCGGAGAGCTCATGCTCCGCCTGGGCGCCGACGATGCGCTCAACCTGGACGGCGGCGGCTCCGCCACCATGTGGCTCCAAGGCCAAGGCGTCCTCAATTATCCCACCGACGGCCGCGAGCGCAAAGTCGCCAACCACCTCGCCATCTTCGCCCGCGGCGACGGCCCCGCGTCCGCATGTCCGCGCGTGTACAGGGAAGATGCGGATGGCCTTTCGCTCCGCACACCTCCGAACCTCGTAGCTCCATAG
- a CDS encoding glutaredoxin has product MALQVAGTLAGKPLLVPARIAPEALRQMSAFHADVIQEVERAIAVSPVVVVGMAQNPHVKRARKALTAAGITFKYLEYGSYFSGWKKRLAIKLWSGWPTFPQVFLRGTLLGGEDLTVAAIAEGRLSSKDSR; this is encoded by the coding sequence ATGGCACTGCAAGTCGCCGGCACCCTCGCCGGCAAACCGCTCCTCGTACCAGCCCGCATCGCGCCGGAGGCCCTCCGGCAAATGTCCGCCTTTCACGCGGACGTGATCCAGGAGGTGGAGCGCGCGATCGCTGTGTCCCCCGTGGTGGTGGTCGGCATGGCGCAGAATCCACATGTGAAGCGCGCGCGCAAGGCCCTCACCGCCGCCGGAATCACATTTAAGTATCTCGAGTACGGAAGCTATTTCTCTGGGTGGAAAAAGCGGCTCGCCATCAAACTGTGGAGCGGTTGGCCCACCTTCCCGCAGGTGTTCTTGCGCGGCACCTTGCTGGGCGGCGAAGATCTCACGGTGGCCGCCATCGCCGAAGGCCGTCTTTCGTCCAAAGATTCGCGCTAG